The genome window TCGGGATTAATCAGCAAACAATGGGTATTCCCGTAATTGCTATCGGTGTGCCCACAGTTGTACATGCCGGGATCATTGCCCATCAAGCTATGGAAAAACTGTTGGAGCATTTACGCAGTACTCCCCCTTTACACAATCTTTATCAAGGATTACAGCCAATCGCAATTGAACAAATGATTAGCAAAGTTTTGGAACCCTTTGGCGGTCAATTGATGGTTACACCCAAAGAAATAGATGAACAAATTACTAATACAGCTAAAATTATAGCTAGATCCTTAACTTTAGCTTTACACCCCGGGGTAGATCCAGAACATGTAGACGAGTATTTAAACTAGGGAAAAAACAAGCAGTGGCCTTTTAA of Clostridia bacterium contains these proteins:
- a CDS encoding GPR endopeptidase, with the protein product TPDSLGPKTAAFFRATRHLFNYAPPEMRQGLRPVSVLAPGVLGLTGIETAEIIKGIVDRLRPDLLIAIDSLAAGSVERINATIQIATTGINPGSGVGNQRVGINQQTMGIPVIAIGVPTVVHAGIIAHQAMEKLLEHLRSTPPLHNLYQGLQPIAIEQMISKVLEPFGGQLMVTPKEIDEQITNTAKIIARSLTLALHPGVDPEHVDEYLN